Proteins encoded in a region of the Pseudomonas putida genome:
- a CDS encoding PAAR domain-containing protein, with translation MTAAAARLDDPIEHSSALGGLLAGLAIGAGAVLIGIAVVGTGGLGAVALAAMVGAGAATGAGIGQLIGSLSFACSETGQIRSGSGNVYINGKPAARAHLDNAECSDHPGIPKILAQGSDSVYINGQPAARVGDRTVCDAKISAGSPNVYIGGGTETTDAIDPEVPVWLERAVMGVGLASAFVLASPVLVVAGLVGGIAGGMAGHWAGGELFGEGSDGQKLMAFGGALLGGGIGAKGGKAFDARYEIKVQGLGSNLGNLKLVRKPVLPPKTDKISPELYGELRKKTPSASIRKAVNKDVVLPMKDPALPGLQVTRALHADHIVPMKKITEMEGFSRLTFEDQVKVLNYEPNFQGLSEIANTSKGARSFAEWELYKKGDIPVDPAFRSAMMDKAAKLEPELQQYINGLLSGY, from the coding sequence ATGACTGCGGCTGCCGCGAGATTAGACGATCCAATCGAGCACTCTAGCGCCTTAGGCGGATTACTTGCTGGTTTGGCGATTGGTGCAGGTGCAGTGCTCATCGGTATTGCTGTGGTTGGCACCGGCGGGCTTGGGGCGGTAGCCCTCGCTGCGATGGTGGGCGCGGGAGCCGCTACTGGTGCTGGAATTGGTCAACTGATTGGTAGCTTATCGTTCGCCTGTAGTGAAACGGGACAAATACGATCAGGGTCGGGCAACGTTTATATAAATGGGAAACCTGCTGCGAGGGCGCATCTGGATAATGCCGAGTGCTCTGATCATCCCGGGATCCCTAAGATATTAGCTCAGGGCAGCGATTCGGTATATATAAATGGTCAGCCTGCGGCTCGAGTAGGTGACAGAACAGTTTGCGATGCGAAAATAAGTGCGGGCTCTCCCAATGTATATATAGGTGGGGGCACCGAGACGACGGATGCCATTGACCCGGAGGTCCCTGTCTGGCTGGAGCGTGCAGTGATGGGGGTGGGACTGGCAAGTGCATTTGTGCTGGCAAGTCCTGTTTTGGTGGTGGCAGGGTTGGTGGGTGGTATAGCGGGTGGAATGGCAGGGCATTGGGCCGGCGGCGAGTTGTTTGGAGAGGGCTCCGACGGCCAGAAGTTGATGGCGTTTGGTGGTGCTCTGCTTGGAGGGGGGATCGGCGCCAAGGGCGGGAAGGCGTTTGATGCTCGCTATGAAATTAAAGTGCAGGGACTTGGTTCTAATCTCGGTAATCTAAAACTTGTAAGGAAACCGGTTCTCCCCCCAAAAACTGATAAAATTTCACCTGAATTGTATGGTGAACTGAGGAAAAAGACCCCCAGCGCTTCAATACGGAAAGCTGTTAATAAAGATGTCGTCCTTCCCATGAAAGATCCCGCGCTTCCAGGGCTTCAGGTTACGAGGGCCTTGCACGCGGACCATATTGTTCCCATGAAGAAAATTACAGAAATGGAAGGGTTCTCTCGGTTGACTTTCGAAGATCAAGTAAAGGTGCTAAACTACGAGCCAAACTTCCAGGGGTTGAGTGAAATTGCAAATACCTCAAAGGGGGCAAGGTCTTTTGCTGAATGGGAACTATACAAGAAAGGAGATATTCCTGTTGATCCAGCATTCCGGTCTGCCATGATGGATAAGGCTGCTAAGTTGGAGCCAGAGCTTCAGCAATATATTAATGGTTTGCTTTCAGGGTATTAA
- a CDS encoding DcrB-related protein — protein sequence MRGNIYDRLAERREREERVERERLEEGALNVEPPPPERFLTNELSFVRPENLKDKTFHVFTLTDIGPSPFSLVVGRSPAEQDADLETLAQQLLGELKKTLSHVQWIEPVTPVEVAGLEARRVEFRWRQQGQPVHQVQLIFLHHDEHKRPLLMQITGTSNNAKGMTEDERSAFNTLVDSLQLRLPPAREGDAQQVESA from the coding sequence ATGCGCGGTAATATCTACGACCGATTAGCTGAGCGACGCGAGCGCGAAGAGCGCGTTGAACGTGAGCGTCTGGAAGAGGGCGCTCTCAATGTAGAACCTCCTCCGCCGGAGCGCTTTCTTACAAATGAATTGAGCTTCGTTCGTCCAGAGAACTTAAAAGACAAGACTTTTCATGTTTTTACATTGACGGATATAGGGCCAAGCCCGTTCTCGCTCGTTGTTGGGCGTTCGCCTGCGGAGCAGGATGCAGACTTGGAGACGCTTGCACAACAACTGCTGGGTGAATTGAAAAAGACGTTGTCCCATGTTCAGTGGATCGAGCCGGTTACCCCGGTAGAGGTGGCTGGGTTGGAGGCGCGGCGTGTAGAGTTTCGCTGGCGGCAACAAGGCCAACCGGTTCATCAAGTACAGCTGATTTTTCTGCATCACGATGAGCACAAGCGCCCTTTGCTCATGCAGATTACCGGTACGAGTAACAATGCCAAAGGCATGACAGAAGATGAGCGTAGTGCTTTCAATACTTTAGTTGATAGTCTTCAATTGCGCCTTCCGCCTGCGAGAGAGGGGGATGCGCAACAGGTCGAGTCGGCATGA
- the tssI gene encoding type VI secretion system tip protein TssI/VgrG, whose protein sequence is MIMELASALLSPQNRRLFKFHNLANPEQELLLETFKGVEGLSRAFNYELLLICEDSGVPLKSMMGQHVSIEIELAEGAPRHITGYLTRFASIGSDGGMARYTATLNPWFSMLKNRFDTRIFQGNTVEEVVTEVFALCPAFSRHEFRLTRPQKRYTYITQYRETDFNFVQRLLEEEGMFYYFEHTAEGHTMIICDDSSTLVDIPEQPQIRFHSASVTETADSITQWSGNRQLQSGKMATQTFDYRQPNNRLPVALNSVNKQGDVENFEIYDFPGQYTHGTYDEGETLLRLRIEALELRGKKFEGASNCRAMKPGYTFELLQHYSHDQGAVEDRQFLLMSVESEGHNNYLSGQQASYFNTFSCVRKKIPFRPQLSTPRPTIAGPQTAIIVGPPGEEIFTDELGRVKIQFHWDRKGQHNDHSSCWVRVAQSGASGGFGSIQIPRVGDEVVVVFLDGNPDRPLIMGSLYNSSNTPPWALPANKTQSGFLTRSTKGKGSNANFFRFEDKAGAEQIIMHAERNLDTEVEADESLKVGGNRTINVEGKHSETIKLETSIAVEEGSYFVTVDQGAVKIKAATSITLEVGNSKLEMKSDGTITLSGITVDVAGSTIINLNKS, encoded by the coding sequence ATGATCATGGAACTGGCCTCCGCGCTGCTATCGCCGCAGAACCGCCGGCTGTTCAAGTTTCACAACCTGGCCAACCCTGAGCAGGAACTGTTGCTGGAAACCTTCAAGGGCGTCGAGGGCCTTTCGCGGGCGTTCAACTACGAACTGCTGCTGATCTGCGAAGACTCTGGCGTGCCGCTTAAATCCATGATGGGCCAGCACGTGAGCATCGAGATCGAGTTGGCCGAAGGTGCTCCACGCCACATCACCGGTTACCTTACGCGCTTTGCCAGCATTGGCAGCGATGGCGGCATGGCCCGTTACACCGCCACCCTCAACCCCTGGTTTTCGATGCTGAAGAACCGCTTCGACACGCGGATCTTCCAAGGCAACACGGTCGAGGAAGTGGTCACCGAAGTATTCGCCCTGTGTCCGGCTTTCTCCCGCCACGAGTTCCGCCTGACCCGCCCGCAGAAGCGCTACACCTACATTACCCAGTACCGCGAAACCGACTTCAATTTCGTCCAGCGCCTGCTGGAGGAAGAGGGGATGTTCTATTACTTCGAGCACACCGCAGAAGGCCACACCATGATCATCTGCGATGACTCCAGCACACTGGTGGACATCCCCGAGCAGCCGCAAATCCGTTTCCACAGCGCCTCGGTTACCGAGACCGCCGACTCCATCACCCAGTGGAGCGGCAACCGCCAGCTGCAGTCCGGCAAGATGGCCACGCAGACCTTCGATTACCGCCAGCCCAACAACCGCCTGCCGGTGGCGCTGAACAGCGTGAACAAGCAGGGCGATGTCGAGAACTTCGAGATCTACGACTTCCCCGGTCAGTACACCCACGGCACCTACGATGAAGGCGAAACCCTGCTGCGCTTACGTATCGAAGCGCTGGAGCTGCGCGGCAAAAAGTTCGAAGGCGCCAGTAATTGCCGCGCCATGAAGCCCGGCTATACCTTCGAACTGCTGCAGCACTACAGCCACGATCAAGGCGCCGTAGAGGACCGACAGTTCCTGCTGATGAGCGTGGAAAGCGAAGGCCACAACAACTACCTCAGCGGCCAACAGGCGAGCTATTTCAACACGTTCAGTTGCGTGCGCAAGAAGATCCCGTTCCGCCCGCAACTGAGCACTCCCCGGCCGACCATCGCCGGCCCGCAGACTGCCATCATCGTTGGCCCACCCGGCGAAGAGATATTCACCGACGAACTGGGCCGGGTGAAAATCCAGTTTCACTGGGACCGTAAAGGCCAGCACAACGACCACAGTTCGTGCTGGGTACGCGTCGCCCAATCCGGCGCCAGTGGCGGCTTCGGCAGCATCCAGATCCCGCGCGTGGGCGATGAAGTGGTGGTGGTGTTCCTCGACGGCAACCCGGACCGCCCGTTGATCATGGGCAGCCTGTACAACAGCAGCAACACCCCGCCGTGGGCACTGCCGGCGAACAAGACCCAGAGTGGGTTCCTGACGCGCTCTACCAAAGGCAAAGGGTCGAATGCCAACTTCTTCCGCTTCGAAGACAAGGCCGGCGCCGAGCAAATCATCATGCATGCTGAGCGCAACCTGGATACCGAGGTTGAGGCAGATGAGAGTCTCAAGGTGGGTGGCAATCGAACGATCAATGTCGAAGGTAAGCATTCCGAGACGATCAAGCTGGAAACCAGCATTGCGGTGGAAGAGGGGTCGTACTTTGTGACCGTGGATCAAGGGGCGGTGAAAATTAAGGCGGCAACGTCTATTACGCTTGAGGTCGGAAACAGCAAGCTGGAGATGAAGTCGGATGGCACGATTACCCTGTCAGGTATCACTGTGGACGTTGCAGGCAGCACGATAATTAATCTGAACAAGTCTTGA
- the tre1 gene encoding NAD(+)--protein-arginine ADP-ribosyltransferase Tre1: MDLLANVPSWSDIERSLDQKFSAVNQSIHQGLQSANDSWHGFSRRVSDGAGQAYGYLGGHRIDNVQQALAMSYPIFQEDLKRKWASIGIEQILPVLLQLVKEVSMILGGSIAVGSAAGGAIGALAFGVGAAPGAVAGAGIGLEVGNLILLALGLSAIAEYFIKGLPVCLATLQEGIATAWNAEEGVKPAGLDPTGGSVAVIQERTERAARQLARGQEQLVLLLLMAIVTYLLRGQMKAGIMGSMENIATRSAKLQADIANKQFGAWLAKNEAKLLAHPDLQIKGPTPVKKPEPLQPARQPEKASAPKPVAKPAVMSLREAVGSQTADRWISTGRRIADFTDPKRSALLTDDQIGALHGYTTNEGYQWINPALRGQTPLSPQMEAFVTHANEGLAKLPSYTLGDTFRGTTLPEDVMSRMQVGLPTSDAAFLSTSADRALAFNGNVKMTLQGVTGKDISFLSGHREAEVLFGPGTRFNVVDRVDNGSVTQFILKEIP; encoded by the coding sequence ATGGACCTTTTAGCTAACGTCCCTAGCTGGAGTGACATCGAGCGCAGCCTCGATCAGAAATTCAGCGCGGTGAACCAGAGCATCCACCAGGGGCTGCAGAGCGCCAATGACAGCTGGCACGGTTTCTCTCGGCGCGTTAGTGATGGCGCCGGCCAAGCCTATGGCTACCTGGGTGGCCATCGCATCGACAATGTGCAACAGGCACTGGCGATGTCGTATCCGATCTTCCAGGAAGACCTCAAGCGCAAATGGGCTTCGATCGGTATCGAACAGATTTTGCCGGTGCTGCTGCAACTGGTGAAGGAAGTGTCGATGATCCTCGGTGGGAGTATTGCCGTGGGCTCTGCTGCAGGCGGTGCGATCGGTGCTTTGGCCTTTGGCGTCGGCGCGGCGCCCGGCGCCGTGGCAGGGGCGGGCATCGGTCTGGAGGTCGGTAACCTGATCCTTCTTGCGTTGGGCCTGTCGGCGATCGCCGAATACTTCATCAAAGGGCTGCCGGTTTGCCTGGCCACTCTTCAGGAGGGTATCGCTACGGCCTGGAATGCCGAAGAAGGCGTCAAGCCTGCCGGGCTGGACCCTACTGGAGGGTCGGTGGCCGTTATCCAGGAGCGAACCGAACGCGCCGCGCGGCAGCTGGCCCGCGGGCAGGAACAGCTGGTGTTGTTGTTACTGATGGCCATCGTCACCTACCTGCTGCGTGGACAGATGAAGGCCGGCATCATGGGCAGCATGGAGAACATTGCCACGCGCAGTGCCAAGCTGCAGGCCGACATTGCCAACAAGCAGTTTGGTGCCTGGCTTGCCAAGAACGAAGCCAAGCTGCTGGCTCACCCAGACCTGCAGATCAAGGGCCCCACCCCCGTCAAGAAACCTGAGCCGCTGCAGCCCGCTCGTCAACCGGAAAAAGCCTCGGCACCGAAGCCTGTAGCAAAACCGGCAGTCATGTCTTTGCGAGAAGCCGTGGGTAGTCAGACTGCAGACCGCTGGATATCCACGGGCAGGCGCATCGCCGACTTCACCGACCCTAAGCGTTCAGCCTTGCTCACGGACGATCAGATCGGCGCGCTGCATGGCTACACCACCAACGAAGGCTATCAGTGGATCAACCCGGCGCTGCGCGGGCAGACCCCGCTTAGCCCGCAGATGGAGGCCTTCGTCACGCATGCCAACGAAGGCCTCGCAAAGCTACCGTCCTACACGTTGGGGGATACCTTCCGCGGTACTACGTTGCCGGAGGATGTCATGTCGAGGATGCAAGTCGGTCTGCCAACCAGTGATGCAGCGTTCCTGAGTACTTCTGCAGACCGTGCCCTGGCATTCAACGGTAATGTGAAGATGACCTTGCAGGGCGTGACTGGCAAAGATATCAGCTTTCTGTCTGGCCACAGGGAAGCTGAGGTATTGTTTGGGCCAGGCACGCGCTTCAATGTTGTCGACAGGGTCGACAATGGCTCCGTCACTCAATTTATTCTCAAAGAAATCCCATGA
- the tssB gene encoding type VI secretion system contractile sheath small subunit: MAKKESTQHKLDRVRAPRVHITYDVDIGDAIEKKELPFVVGVLGDFSGNPLEPLPKLKDRKFVFIDRDNFNGVLKGIKPRLTYRVDNTLAKNGTQLGVELNFNSLEDFEPQNVVKQVEPLRKLLEVRNKLADLRNKMGGNDKLEELLMDVLQNTEKLKTLGKEFGREAEVKDPSSSDRA, translated from the coding sequence ATGGCGAAGAAGGAAAGCACTCAGCACAAACTCGACCGCGTCCGCGCGCCTCGGGTCCATATCACCTACGACGTGGACATCGGCGATGCCATCGAGAAAAAGGAGCTGCCCTTCGTCGTCGGCGTACTGGGCGACTTTTCCGGCAACCCGCTGGAGCCGCTGCCCAAGCTCAAGGACCGCAAGTTCGTCTTCATCGACCGCGACAATTTCAACGGTGTGCTCAAGGGCATCAAGCCACGCCTGACCTACCGCGTCGACAACACCCTGGCCAAGAACGGCACCCAGCTGGGCGTGGAGCTGAACTTCAACAGCCTCGAAGACTTCGAGCCACAGAACGTGGTCAAGCAGGTGGAACCACTGCGCAAGCTGCTGGAAGTGCGCAACAAGCTGGCCGACCTGCGCAACAAGATGGGCGGCAACGACAAGCTCGAAGAGCTGCTGATGGACGTGCTGCAAAACACCGAAAAGCTCAAGACCCTGGGCAAGGAATTCGGCCGTGAAGCCGAAGTGAAAGACCCATCCAGCAGCGATCGCGCCTGA